In Lactuca sativa cultivar Salinas chromosome 5, Lsat_Salinas_v11, whole genome shotgun sequence, the DNA window GCGTTACGGtcttaaacttttatttttcagTGTATGTAAACAATAGTAATGATAAACGATTAAACATGTTAGGAAAGATAACTTATCCTTAAATATTAATTACATTTGCGTCTCCAAAAGTCAACAATGGCGCGATAATATTTATAAACGGTCACCTTAAGTAAACATTTATCACTCAATATGAAAAAGCACATCATTGCAGATGTACTACTTATAACGGTTTAaaagaagatatatatatatatatatatatatatatatatatatatatatatatatatatgttgaaaaAAACCTTACCATATTATGACGGGTTTGAACAATAATAATGGGTTTTCATAGGTTATGttcaccacaattgaatggtagCATAACTTATCTTCAATGATGCGATCTTTCCTCtcatttttcttcaaaaaaataaaaaataaataaacctcGACATAAAAGGTCTATAATGAAAGGTTTTTTACGTGGATATAACCATGTTTTGTACTAGTGTTATAACAGGCTAATCCACGTAGGCcgggaaaatgacttaataaggtaatatatttttcagtttgtacacatttaatccttaatatttttttcttgCAAAGTAGCTCGTTGTTAGTTTTGTACACATTCACTTCttatgatttctttaggttttctCACAACATCCTACATGAGGCAATAAATAGTAAGGTATTCGAGGTTTTCGGTGCTTATGGCCACCGCGACCTCAGGTGTTTTGGTTGCTTTAGTATTGTGGTTTAGATTATGTATTGTGTTAAGAGCTTCGTAACTTATTCATACGATCTCAGATTTTAATGATCTTCGTATCCACACATTCGTAtttgagtctactacaactttttCTTTAGATTACTTCCGCTAAACAGTAATATACTTCTAATTACGATCTACATAAAAACTCATTCATATATACTTTCATAAAAAAATGTATGGATATACACCATAACTAGAAATATACTACTTTTTAACGGGAGCAATTTAAAGGAAATATGTACTAGATTCAAATATGAACGTGTATATATAAAGATTGTTAATATCTAAGATTTTATGAAGATGTTACAATGCTCAAAACACGATACGTAAGCTAAACCACAAGATCGAAACAACCAAACAGCCGTGTTCGCGGTGGCCTTAAGCATCAACAACCTCAAACACCTCATTTGTGATTATCCCAtataagatgtcgtgagaaaaaaaaccctaaaaaaaaccGATAACAGTTGGATGTTTACACAAATAAAGATTTTACAACaaattaaaatcattaaaactaaatGTAAACAAACTGAAAAATATAGTATCATATTAAGTCATTTCTTCGATTTAACTGAAATAATTGGGTATAAAAACTAAATGTATAAAAAACagttaaacaaaagaaaaattcaatactaaatatatataaaatgaaaaatacagtaTTTTCCGTTAAATAAATCAATCGATTACCACCTATGATTTGGTAGAGAAGACGTTTAGCACGTATTGAGATTCACAAGCCAACACATGCATGTGAATGTGCCCACCATCATAAATCAAGCAATACCAAAAGAAGGTGACCAAAGTACCCATGAACATGCCACATTCATGCATCATATGTACTGCAATAATTGATCATGCATCCATCCATTGTAAACAAATATCCATGAGTAGAAACATGCACATGCCCTTGTTCCCTTCCACCATATATAATCCCATGcttaattattcaattaattatTTTTGATTAAACTATAATTTAAAAGATATCAAGAATCTTGTgtatcagaatatatatatatatatatatatatatatatatatatatatatatatatatatatatatatatattaagaattttGTTTTTCTCTAAAATTATATAAGAACTATTTATGAACTATTTACTACTAATCTTGTAGATAGTATTTGGGCAAAATATAGAAGATTTCCTTTAGTTACACACCACCACGAATTAAAcgaaaaacataattaaacaaacaAACTCCTTGCTTATTGTTGATTACAAATGTCACAATTTTTTTATGAAGTCTATATACTATCAAACTTTAAACAAATGAAAACCCAAAAAAAGAaattcaaacacaataatgaagatcTTGAAATAAGATCTGTTTTTAGCACCTGCTCTTGCATTTCTCCATTGCTCTTGGTGCTGAAAATGCAtggtaaacaaataaataaagaaaatatattgaTGAAAATAAGACTAAAATTGTCGCGATTCTAGTGTTATTACCAAGCCCAATCGCATCCGATCCTTTCATTATTCGGAGCCTTTTGCATGAAGCCACAAACATCCTTCAAGGAATTTTGTTGAGTATTCAAAAATTTAGAATAATAATTAAGTTTCTCAAATATATATAcgagtataataataataataatataaagagATTATAGGGTGAGTAGTAAGAACATACTGCCATGGAACATCGCCGACAAGCATCCAATCACCATCCTTATCTTCGTAACTGGGAACATATTCTGAACTGTTCAGCAGATCCATCAACTTGCTTTCGTTCATGAAGTCTATCATTCCTTGTCTCCCATAATTTCCTATTATAAATATCGATCACGTTACTATTAGACActgtaaaaaataatattttgaatCACAACTACGTACATATAAACTTTATATAATGGAAACCGGCTGAGGTGGGTCGAATTTTAATCATAAAAAACAACTTAGAGTTAACTttagatataaatatatatgtataaaaattcCCATTTGCTTTGTAATGATTCCAAGATCCACTTTCCATACCAAGTGCAGTAGTTATCATGTCAATAATTAAACATATATAGGTTTGTATATATTTAATTTGCTTTAGCTAATTGGTTAGCTTAATCATTATTGTGACTTGTGATCACTCATTTACTATAAATATACTTGTATGAAATCTTtttgtttaaataaataaatacaataaaAGGTTCTACATAAATATGGTAAGTTATATAGAAGCGAATATTGCACAAGCATATACGTACCCATGGTGAAGGAACTAAACATTTTGGCCAAAGCATCGGCTAGTTCTTGGTAGCTTGTGTACATCTTTAGGTCAACCTTTCGAAGATATGGTGCACCATCCATTGAAACTTTCACGAAAGTTGCAGTGGTGGCAGCCACCTTCTCCGGTTCATCTGTGTTGCTCTTTTGAGCCATTATATTTTTCCGGTAGTTCCTCACTGGTGGCCAGCCTACCACTTGTGCTCTAATATTGATTAACATATAAACATTATTATTTATGGAAGAAATTGCCATCGTGTAGATAATTGCCATATATATGTGATACATTAACGGGAAGTGAAAAAGTAGTGTACAATTAGAATCTTTAAATTATCGTTTGAAGTTCTTATTAGTTAGAATTTTggtaataaaatcataaaatcataaggAAACTCTACTTGGTTGGTTCAATTCCATTGTGAATCTAAATATTAGTATATTCCAGTGAAGAATTTAAAAGAAGCCAAAAAAGTTCATCTCACATATGGTTTTATGAGTCTTTTTGAGACAAAAAAATGTAAAAAGGAATGTAAATTAATGAAAGACTTACTTGGTTGGTGGTTTGACATGAGTTGTAGTGGAGGTGTTGTCGTTAGATGACAATGACTCATTTGGTTGAAGATTAAGCTTAAGATCAATGGTTTCAGAGAAGCCTCGTTTTCCAGTGGTTTTCAACATCTCCGCCTCGTTGCCACCACTGCCTCCACCGCCGCCACCAGGTAAGCCAAGGCAGAGCTCAGTCTCCTTTAGGTTCATCATGGCTCAAACAAGACTTGTTCAGCACTAGTTGTTGGTGATTGTGTTGTCGAATGGCTTTGTTTCTAATTGGTGTGAGATAAAAGAGAGAGAAAATTGTTTGATGAGAACAAAGAGAAGTGGTGTAGAGGTTCATGTGGTTATATATTACTCCCTTCATATAAAAAACTAATCCGATGTATTTATTATACttgttaaaaaatatatttgtagGGTCTAGATATTTATATATGATCCTTATATTAAGTATGATTTAGGTTATCAAAACTAATTATCTATAtcctaaatatatatttattgttAACATGTAGAGATAATAAGTGAACATACAAATTCCAAatcttaaaaaattaataaataaataaaaacattactaaatgtaaaagaaaaaaaaaatcctcaCTCAAGCTATGTGTTTTTTATGGTGAAACAGGGTTTGACTGATCATATGCAGACACATGGAAATGCTTGGGAATTATGATCTTGGATCAGGGGCATACTTTTACAGCACCATAAAATTAATAATGAAAGTGTTTTTTCTTTCATTTCAAAGAAATTaaacaaaattgaaaaattaGTCCATACGGTTTTCATTTTCTATGGTTTTAGTACAACAACTTTTCAACTTACGGATTCCATCTAAAAACCCATGTTTGGTTATGGTTTTggtcatttcttaaaaaaaaaaaaaaaaaaaaaaaaaaaaaaaaatactattttgttatttctatttttttttttgcttttctaaTATTACTTGAttgttttaataattaaaaaaaagtctctctctctcctagTATAACAACATCAAATTGCTTACTAGGACTCACATTATTATCATCAACCAATCCCGTTTTATTAGATTCCCCCATTTGATCTCTCGTTCTTGTTAATTTGTTTTATCTCCATTCTCTTTGTTCTTCATGATCAATTTCTATAACGTCATCAAAACCATTCATGTACACTTTCTTGGGTTCACCCAACCCTAAGATCGATTTAAAGATGAGGGGTAAACTTTTTTTCTTCTTGTTTCTGTTGGAGAACGTACAAACGCAAATATAAGATAATACATAGAAAGgaagaagagaaaaagaaagaTATTTACTCTATTTTGGGATTTTAATGTTTATATTGCACTCCTACTCTCTACTTCCATGACTTTATACTCTTAGTTGTGATGTATGGTGTGAATTGTGATGTTTACAGAGTGTTGGAAAATATAAGAATGAAGAAATCAGTGGTATAAAATCCACTGTTCAAACTCATTTGGTGTCACTAAAAATACCGAGTGTCTAGAGTTGGAGCATGTATATAAGGAAATAGATTGTCCAAAACTAGAACTAGGATGGAGATGATGGAGGTGTATGGTGGTTGATATTCTAGgtttgatgatttaatgatggTGAAGGATTGGTGATGGTTAGTTATCCTGTTAAGTAAAGATGGAGGCTGATTAAAGATGATGAACATGGGTGTTGTGGATGTGATGGTGGTTTGTAGAATGATACTTCATTTGATGGTGGTTGATTGGTGAAGATGTGGAGAGAAGGTGATGATATTGATGGTTGCAGTGGCGATAACAATAAAAATATGAGAAGATGAAGGTGTAGTGTTTCTAAGGGCATCCACAATGCATTGAACTTCatagagttcaatggattgtCATATCATCATTTTATAATCCATACAACTCTATTATATTTTTCtctacaatgcattgaactctacgaagttcaatagaatgttacaaaatacaatttatagtaaatatttaagaattaaaactttcatttttctcattgaagagttcaatggtcattgaacGTCAAATCCGCTGAATGCCAAGGTAACATCTCACAATGGTTGAGTTTCATCCATTGAGTGACACATGGACTTGCCATCTCATTCAACCCTCTCATTGAACTCACCATTGTGGATGCCctaagatagagagagagagagagagagaaaaagagagagggtgtgatatttttttgtttaattaacctatatgttaaaaacaaaaatagtttaaaaatattaaaaaggtAAGTTAGTATTTTCAAGTTCATGAGCAAAATCACATCAAAATTTGATTTGTTTGGATGTAGTTTGCAAATTGAAAAGTTGTTCGACAAAATCTAAAGAAAATGGAAAACCACATAAACTAATTTCGTAATTTTATCATTTATCCGATTTGGTCATCGAACTATATTTTTTGCATAATAGCTCACTAAACTTACAAGTTATCTGTCAAATAAGTCACTTTTGTTAATTTTAAACAACTATGCAGTTAACGATCCAACATTGGAGTGTGATGTATCAAGGAAGCGTACATGGCAGTGGGCCACATCATTGGCCATCCACCATTTTTATAGGGAAAATGTTATTGTAGCATAATCAACTACTGCAATTTACCCGATTTGGACattaaaatgtatattttttgcTCAATACGTCGTTAAATTTTCAAGTTACCTGTCAATCAAGTCACTTTCATTAATTTTTAATGGATCACCGGTTACCGAGCTTACATGGCTAGATGACTTGTAAGGGACACTTAGTTGGCTATGTACCACCACCCGAACTGCACCTACAACCCTATCACTCCAATTTGGGTTTCTTCACTCCtgaaaaatttataataaaaatatataatcaacATTATTTCATTACTGGATCTAGTTATCTTCTTTGTTAAGCACCATTACCTGCACCCTTGATTTGTAAAATCCCCACATCTCACTCTCTTACTCTTTAATCTTTCTCTTCTAGCGACTGATGTctattgtgtaacatcccaattttcagcccaatttgttttttatttattaaatatttaattacatcATAGTATAATGTGGAAACATGATTGTGAATGCACGTAAGTACAGTCGAAGCTTGTCCTTCTCACAATCCAATGAAGTGTGTGAAAAATATTTATAACAACTGGGTAAGCgctaggcttagtgagttccctaaaatatcataaaccacaatacatatacatccATACAAACAATCACTCCTGTACTTTTGTTTTTCTACCCTTAATCCTAACTAAATCTACGCGGTTTTATATGCTCCCCTACTTTGTTCGTTTCGCCATCAACCCTAACTAAATCTATACGCGTCTATAGGCTCCCGTACTTCGGTCATTCAACCATCAACCCTAACTAAATATATGCGGGTGTATAGGCTCCCGTACTTTTTTCGTTCCACTATCAACCTTAACTAAATATATGTAGGTCTATAGGCTCTTATACTTTGTTCATTTTGCCATCAACCCTAACTAAATCTATGCGGGTCTATAGGCTTCCATACTTTGTACGTTCCGCCATCAACCTTCTAACTAACTCTAATGTCACAATAATTACATACATAGAGACTGGATTTTAGATTCTACAAGCATATTTATACTTTCCACTACATTACACTAAAGCATATAGAGACTATTATATCTATTCTAATAGTTCTTTATCCTAACATACATGGACATGTATTATAATACTTAGTATATTGAGATAAATCACCTTGACAATGACTTGGAAGATTGATAGCTATCTCTAAAATTCTACTGGTGATCCAACTCGCAGATAGTGCATCGAATAAGTATTAGCATATAATATTTTAACCTATTAAATTCTATAGCGATTTGGTAATGAAAACAAGATCATTTCGACATATagtctttctgaaatccaacaaccaagccaacgtgaccatCCTAAATGTAACGtctgtagatcagggctagtcaatttagagacgataagcgtcaaaaatgacttttttttatagaagattatttaggatgaataatcttaactaagttgtagtatatgttacaaggattacgtacatataaagaacgccgaaatctgagttataacgaagaagttatgacctgtcgaagtttcgcgacagaaccggcacgacacagcgcgacgtaaaaaggtgaatttacgttagagcgatatttagccttagcgatctaaacgaaagtcgtagagttcgttaaaccatgagcgtgcatcaaaagaacgtccaaatctgacttcgtatgtggaagttatgttttttctaagtttcgacttagcgatgtGTAGCCCggatactcgatttgagaccgagtggtttttagccgaaacaatctaaatgagaatcgaagatctcattaattgtagtaaaacgataaaaagataggcaaaaacggacgtcggatgaagaagttatgatttcataacaaagttttcatgtaccggcctactaaaaataaataataaaaataaattcaaaattatccgacagagtttaaacgaaagttgtagagtgtagtctcacctacgcgaggatataaagaacgtaaaaaacggagttcgaatgaggaagatatgaatttttgaattttattaaatattttcgatatttaatttaattataaaataaccgatattatccatggggggagtcagcgagctcatccacattacgcccagcgtaatgtaaatttacgcccagcataattgggtttccagccccctataaaagggtgtcgagggcaaccaagttctttgctcatttcttccctttctctcgcgtttttgcatcgtttttcgtgcaagaattatcccgaagcctcggtatcattcCCAAGctccgaagcaagtcccgaggccccgaagatcccgagaagtgcaattcccgatccgaagctctgcccgcgaggaatccggtt includes these proteins:
- the LOC111885465 gene encoding auxin-responsive protein IAA14, yielding MMNLKETELCLGLPGGGGGGSGGNEAEMLKTTGKRGFSETIDLKLNLQPNESLSSNDNTSTTTHVKPPTKAQVVGWPPVRNYRKNIMAQKSNTDEPEKVAATTATFVKVSMDGAPYLRKVDLKMYTSYQELADALAKMFSSFTMGNYGRQGMIDFMNESKLMDLLNSSEYVPSYEDKDGDWMLVGDVPWQMFVASCKRLRIMKGSDAIGLAPRAMEKCKSRC